Proteins from a single region of Rubeoparvulum massiliense:
- a CDS encoding AraC family transcriptional regulator, translating to MNYIKVIQNSLNYIEDNLLNAITLKDIAKHVHVSPWHFHRIFGLLVGETTAMYIRKRRFSQAAMRLLDSDHRIIDIAVSLGFSSHEAFTRSFKRLIGVTPDQYRLDEKATFQYPKLSFTENELFSMNSHFPVPEVQILRLDRMAVCGLSLRNLRVESSPSMEHNQRRIQALWNELCHLVERQREQVGVILPIGGTRYDYLAGLRMTEDLPLKLSESGKKLDTLEIPRQTYVVCSHQGSMIEVPLLYQYLFGHWFSKVEYEPVFAPELELYHHDGDGKWRVEIHLPIK from the coding sequence ATGAACTATATAAAGGTGATTCAGAATTCGCTTAACTATATTGAAGATAATCTTCTTAATGCCATAACCCTCAAAGATATTGCCAAGCATGTTCATGTATCACCCTGGCATTTTCATCGAATCTTTGGCTTATTAGTAGGCGAGACCACTGCTATGTATATTCGGAAGCGTCGATTCTCTCAAGCAGCCATGAGACTATTAGATTCTGATCATCGGATCATCGATATTGCAGTGAGTCTTGGATTCTCAAGTCATGAAGCCTTCACTCGTTCGTTCAAGCGGTTGATTGGAGTGACACCAGATCAATATCGACTCGATGAAAAGGCTACATTTCAGTACCCTAAGCTATCCTTTACAGAGAATGAATTGTTTTCGATGAATTCTCACTTTCCAGTTCCAGAGGTACAGATTCTTCGCTTAGATAGAATGGCAGTATGCGGTTTATCTTTAAGAAATCTACGAGTAGAGTCATCACCGAGCATGGAGCATAATCAAAGGAGGATTCAGGCGCTATGGAATGAGTTGTGCCATTTAGTTGAACGTCAACGTGAACAGGTGGGGGTTATTCTTCCAATAGGGGGTACACGCTATGATTATTTGGCAGGACTACGGATGACGGAAGATCTGCCACTAAAATTATCAGAGAGTGGGAAGAAGCTGGATACCCTGGAGATTCCTAGACAAACCTATGTGGTCTGCTCTCATCAGGGTTCAATGATTGAGGTACCGCTGTTATATCAATATCTCTTTGGCCATTGGTTTTCTAAGGTAGAGTATGAACCAGTCTTTGCACCAGAGTTGGAACTATACCATCATGACGGGGATGGTAAGTGGCGTGTGGAGATCCA